Sequence from the Ostrea edulis chromosome 8, xbOstEdul1.1, whole genome shotgun sequence genome:
agataacactgaaatgagaatgaagaaaatacagaaaaccaCCTGACACTAAACTTAACAACCACTGTAACTTCCTGGTTTGATGTACTAATATCTGGTATTGACAATACTTGTATCGTACACTGTACCTTTTTAAATGTTGAGGGTTTGATGCTGTATCATTGTTGTCTGGTACAGATATATTGGTAGCAGTATCAACTTCGGTTCCTACATGTACGTTTGAAGCAAATGATTCTGCTTCAGCAGGTTTCGTAACTTTGTATCtatgaaaaaaagtaatataccaTAAATTGATGTTTTTATTGACTTAAAATGGCTCACTACACAACAAATGTAAGTTATAGTTTCTGAAATAAGCACAGGATATGAGTGTTACAATCATTCTTATCAAGGCCATGTGTcacttttatataattatacaataaagatatatgccagttctcttgaaacacaatacaatatttaatcaTGCAGGAACCTATATAAAGGCAAGTAGTATCAAGGGTATCCTGTCAACCTTTTCCTAGCAaggttattttttctatattgataCAATAAATTAGTGTCCCTTCCCCTTTTCAGGCAAAAGGGAATTATGTAGTAAAATATGTTgataaatgttgaaatcaataaaCGAAGAGAAACtttaccacccccccccccccccccccatttatgaaattttagtacatgtaatttcttttcccattattttatttttatcagttcgtctgtcaaaatcttttgtAGGCCTACTCCCCCTCTGATTTATCTAAACAACACGTCCAGTATATTCTGTCAGTTTATACACACGTGTGTTAATTTGACATGATTATTCGTTGAATTATGATAATATTACGTACCTACATCTTTGTATCCACCGCTTCCTTACTGTAGCATCGACTAGGAACTTAAATAAACTACATGGCAGAGTTTTCCCAGTCTCATGTATGCAGCCGATCGCTTAACAATACACCAAATTACATATTAGCACCGACTCTCTGTTACGACTGTATATATTCCACACGTTGTTGTACCCGGAAGTAGNNNNNNNNNNNNNNNNNNNNNNNNNNNNNNNNNNNNNNNNNNNNNNNNNNNNNNNNNNNNNNNNNNNNNNNNNNNNNNNNNNNNNNNNNNNNNNNNNNNNNNNNNNNNNNNNNNNNNNNNNNNNNNNNNNNNNNNNNNNNNNNNNNNNNNNNNNNNNNNNNNNNNNNNNNNNNNNNNNNNNNNNNNNNNNNNNNNNNNNNGCATTGAACGAATGGGTCCTaatagggtctgtaagtctcgtcATGTGATTGCCGAGAATTAGCGAGATTATTAACTTCCGGGTACATCAACATCTCAGATTGCACTGTGTAGAGAGTGGTATACGTTAGATATAGCGTTATCAATCGATTATGTGGAAGTTTAACGAGATAAACATGGGAATTGAAGCATTAGTGGAGTGGTCGAGGATTCTTCGCTTCGTGTTTGACGAATTACGTGTAATAACCGCCAGTGTACAAGCATCGACGAAGGTACGTCTTGCAGATAAAGAGCAGGTTGGTAAAAGCGCAATGAGATGtacgatacgtttttatattCCCAAATCATTccaattgaaaataaaaacggattatgcataaaacttgctttgtacgatcagaagggggggggggggggggggggggggggggcaacgatactacatgtacgtacctgcagtgtacagttgtatacatattcaatatacaaagctcattaaatgtaaatatctatatcAGTTACATCACAGATGGGTTGATTgtttaatatttgaaaattattttatagatatgccTTGAATCTGAGGATAAAGGTGTTGTGTATTGTGCAGTCATCATTAATGTGGATGTCTGATGCCAGTATGCCCATAGTGGGGCAGTATAAGTGTCGATCTTCATATGGCAGCAACTTTTCAAAGGCAGGTAcacaatttaaagataaaataatgtcaatacatgtttggatctatatttattatgattataataattattagattatatgttgtaaactttctttctttttagaaatttctttctttataaactgtcttgctgttatgccctctgggcccaaattggaataaacttatctataCCCAAAGTAAGTAATAAATGGGTTCAAactgtgaaaataaaatttttacatgtagatatattggaatttttcagatataagaaggcaaataaaactgttcaatgtaaaatacGCCAGTAGTTGGATAAAACATCCAAAGTCGGCACAGTCAAAGGTCACAACAACAATGGAGGAATTAACTGCATCCTCATTCCGAAGGGCAGTAGGCCATTTTCAGCAACCCCTGAAATTCTTAATTGAGGCTAAGTGCCCATTTTCAGCTcgaacaatgacaattaaagaggCCTGTGCAAATGTTGGGATTTCCCTCTTAGTAAGTCAGCATTATAGATTGAACAATTATgtgtacctaatacatgtacattagctgtacatatatgtattcatatatattattatggatgtatccaagtttattataactttaaagtaacattttatgaatgaaatacaaatactacttCGACTTCATTGTGATATTGAACTGCTAATGttctttataaactttacttgcaTCAAGTTTTGAATACTGCAGTACATCTATGTCAAAAGAAGTATGCATATTGCAGTATAATACTTTCACCACTAATCCGACCACTtgtaaatcatgtatattttatcaatacatgtaatgacaatTGCCATTTTAGAATGTGATGTAAGAGATGGTTCGCTGcccattaaaacaaaatatgaatattggcaTCAGATTCAAGGACAACAACACCTGAAAGACACCCAATGCTGTGATTTGCTAGTGTGGATTCCTAGTGACACTCAAATACATTGACAAAGATGTATTATGGTCAACTTTTTAAGCGTGAtagagtttaattataataataaagtatttttgcagtctagaacacacacacataaccacatgtacatatactttattatgatatcagtggtgcatctatcaaagttatgtaattacatgtatatttattgaataaacattatagacagagttttttttattttagatgaACCAAAATTTGTATAGACACAGTGTCCAGCTTTACGAAAATCATTGAATTACATGCATTCACTAAAAACAATggattttacttcttttttaataatgcagatttgaaaACCTTCAGGAGAACAAAAGGCTTTATgtttgattgtaaattgtttaacgtccctctcgagaatatttcattctgatGGAGACGTTCCAAAaggcttcatatgaatataaaaggctttatatttatataaatatgtagaaaagttatattgcataaatatgatattcattacttttaactttaaaaattcaatgtggCAGGTATgagcatatatatacatgcaattaatCTAATAAATTTGTAGGATTTATCTGCAATCTCCTTCAAAAGGGGAACCTACAAAACCACATGGGCCACACAAAGctgaaatattttgtcagatcAATATCTATACTATGACAGAATATGGCtgaggaatttttaaaaaaaaaatattctctcATTTTCCCATTCAACATGGATTCTGCATCTGGAAATTTTATAGCAAAGTTGTGATCCTCTTTTGAGAAGTGggatttatttgtaagaaagaatgggatattaaatgtcatgtcatttggaagtttgtcaaatatacaaaatcctTTGTCCGCCAGGAATATATCACCAACTTGCAACTTCTCTAAAATGCCACAATGGTTCACAATTGCCAAATCAGATTTGTATCCAGCATACACAATTGGAAATGAGCTGCATTAGGTGTAATACATATTAAAGTCTTTCCTTTGTGGCGACTCTTGTAATTACTGTAAGCGAAAGACTGactattcatatcaatttgctCATATTAGGTCTCTTCTGTTGCATCCATTGCAATCTTCAATTCTTCtggctttgatatttcagttGAATGGACACTCCCAACAGTGTTCATGAtcccttcaaacaaaatttcatgaatatattaaaaaatattcacaCAAAATGGTGTATACAGCAACATTtatacctcccccccccccccccccaaaaaaaattactaggtaattgaatattgtgaaatctGATAACTAGTCAGTGTATAGAAAGTGCATTGTTCATTTTTCCTTAAAGAACCGCTAAAACATACCTTTCCAGGGTCTTTCAATTATGATGTTCCCAATGGTCATGGATGGTTTCCTTTAATTATGCAGGTATATTTCTCACTGCAAGTTTACAACATCCTAGTCTTCAAGGGAAGCTatcagaacaaaaacaataccatTATAAAATTTGGTGtgcatataaatttagataacactgaaatgagaatgaagaaaatacagaaaaccaCCTGACACTAAACTTAACAACCACTGTAACTTCCTGGTTTGATGTACTAATATCTGGTATTGACAATACTTGTATCGTACACTGTACCTTTTTAAATGTTGAGGGTTTGATGCTGTATCATTGTTGTCTGGTACAGATATATTGGTAGCAGTATCAACTTCGGTTCCTACATGTACGTTTGAAGCAAATGATTCTGCTTCAGCAGGTTTCGTAACTTTGTATCtatgaaaaaaagtaatataccaTAAATTGATGTTTTTATTGACTTAAAATGGCTCACTACACAACAAATGTAAGTTATAGTTTCTGAAATAAGCACAGGATATGAGTGTTACAATCATTCTTATCAAGGCCATGTGTcacttttatataattatacaataaagatatatgccagttctcttgaaacacaatacaatatttaatcaTGCAGGAACCTATATAAAGGCAAGTAGTATCAAGGGTATCCTGTCAACCTTTTCCTAGCAaggttattttttctatattgataCAATAAATTAGTGTCCCTTCCCCTTTTCAGGCAAAAGGGAATTATGTAGTAAAATATGTTgataaatgttgaaatcaataaaCGAAGAGAAACtttaccacccccccccccccccccatttatgaaattttagtacatgtaatttcttttcccattattttatttttatcagttcgtctgtcaaaatcttttgtAGGCCTACTCCCCCTCTGATTTATCTAAACAACACGTCCAGTATATTCTGTCAGTTTATACACACGTGTGTTAATTTGACATGATTATTCGTTGAATTATGATAATATTACGTACCTACATCTTTGTATCCACCGCTTCCTTACTGTAGCATCGACTAGGAACTTAAATAAACTACATGGCAGAGTTTTCCCAGTCTCATGTATGCAGCCGATCGCTTAACAATACACCAAATTACATATTAGCACCGACTCTCTGTTACGACTGTATATATTCCACACGTTGTTGTACCCGGAAGTAGTAAAACCGAAAGTGAAACCaaacgagacttacagaccctattGTGCACATCCCACGGCACACACTGCCTACGTCATTGCGGTTACCGGGCGAGTCGTTCCCAGAGCGACTCGCCATAACTACTACAACTTGCACGTTAAGCATTACTGGACAACAAAACTATCACGATTCATTATTCATGCATAATTTACAATGATTGTGCATTAAGACTTACAGGTGCATCAATCAAAACAGTTAAAATATTCCTTACTTCTACTTTCAATCAGATGGTATCCGAGGACCGACAACAGATGTTTTGAATGTCAGCTGTAGATTGCGGGCCAAAAACACTAAGATGCGGACGTTTCGACCCAAAGCCATGTTGGACCAATTTTTGCAACTCCTGCGTCCTTCACGGTGGACATGGATAAATTCAGAAACTCCCTGCATGACACataatacatttatatctaTTGTATGAGATACGTGAGGGGGGGGGTGGTAAGAGGTATTTTCTTTCTCACTCCCTCCCCATTATTGGTTTTACTGTCgcacttctctctctctctctctctctctctctccatttctCCCCCCTATCATCATCCTCTTTCCCCCTTCTCTCACCTCTCTTTAACTCTCTCACATAGGAGGAGGTATATTTTATGTCTTTAACAAGTTCCTCTCCCTAACAGAAGCACAGAAGATGGCGGATTATATGCAGAACAATGAAGAATAGAtcttaaattttgtaatatgatttttaactaAATTATAGCGATAGATTTTGATTTGTATAATTGATTTATAACTAAATTATAGCGATAGATTTTGAATTGTATATTTGATTTCTAACTAAATTATAGCGATAGATTTTGAATTGTATATTTGATTTCTAACTAAATTATAGCGATAGATTTTGAATTCTATATATTTGATTTCTAACTAAATTATAGCGATAGATTTTGAATTGTATAATTGATTTCTAACTAAATTATAGCGATAGATTTTGAATTGTATAATTGATTTCTAACTAAATTATAGCGATAGGTTTTGAATTGTATAATTGATTTCTAACTAAATTATAGCGATAGATTTTGAATTGTATATTTGATTTCTAACTAAATTATAGCGATAGATTTTGATTTGTATAATTGATTTCTAACTAAGTTATAGCGATAGATTTTGAATTGTATATTTGATTTCTAACTAAATTAAAGCGatagattttgaattttattttgatttataactAAATTTTAGCGATAGGTTTTGAAttgtatatttgatttttaacTAAATTAAAGCGATAGATTTTGAAttgtatatttgatttataaCTAAGAGATCTAATAAtgcatatttccattttttaatgataataTGCTGCatcatttgttaaaaaattaatttttccaTCACTTGTTCTGCGATATCTGTCTCTTTTCTAATAACAATAATGATAAACCATATCAAATTACATTTCACGCCGAATCATTATAAAGAAAGATTCACCAAATCCTAAAACGTGCAAGAACCGTTCCCTCAGAAGAAATAGCTTCATTTATCTTGAAAAACATCTTAGGTGTACATAATAAAGCATCAAACTtggcaacaaaaatggaattagGTGTTCTCCCTATTCATGCCAAAATATACCAGCTTGCTATTAAATACTATTCTAGATTGGAAAATTTAGCAAaatctaatgataatcacaatgTTTTACTAAGGAATGCTTACTTGGAAGATGTACACTTGGCTAGTGAAAATAGAAAATGCTGGcaaacttgtataaaatcaatacaaaagatgttaaatgttaacgttgacactgaatgtaaaatgtttattcctaaacttaaaaaattctttgaaaataaattcttttctgaACTTCAACATATTAACAACACTCAAAGTGGTAAGCTCTcattttatagtacattattCAACCATGATGTTATGAAACTAGAAGTCCAACCATATTTATGTCTTCCACTTCCTAAGAATTTAGTTTCTTATCTTACCAAATTAAGAATAAGTGCACATAAGTTGTATGTAGAAACAGGTCGAtattgtaatcctgtcattcctagagaaaatagattttgttttcattgtcaaactattgttgaagatgaaaaacattttttacttgattgtcctgtgtatgaacatattagaaaaatgcattcaaaactactagatattaataccttattttgtttactaaatccacataaccttgtatctacaaaacaaacctgtctatacatcagagactgttttaatgttagaaataagttttcaacagtttgatattttgtaatgtatcaatatatatgtgtatctatgtatggctaacaacacattcttatataatgtgctttagtgccaataaagaattgaattgaattgaattgaaatacATTCAGAATACAAAGTCTGTTATAAGTTCGAGCTTTGAATTTACTTgggaattaaaaataaatatttttggcCT
This genomic interval carries:
- the LOC125655079 gene encoding uncharacterized protein LOC125655079, encoding MWMSDASMPIVGQYKCRSSYGSNFSKADIRRQIKLFNVKYASSWIKHPKSAQSKVTTTMEELTASSFRRAVGHFQQPLKFLIEAKCPFSARTMTIKEACANVGISLLNVM